A single window of Streptomyces aquilus DNA harbors:
- a CDS encoding phosphoribosylanthranilate isomerase, with product MSGRRPTGSGGFVKVCGLTQEQQIDWAIELGYDAIGVVVTPRSKRYCPPERAVALADHARGRIPTFAVALAHEETRAVAEHFDTIQVYEMVDIPNLALASGTPPEHPEALDYFFYDASTGSGVFADIPEWVKDVPGRVVIAGGLDEYNVAGVIKTFAPYGVDVSSSVETAPGIKSREKMAAFIAAARSH from the coding sequence ATGAGCGGGCGGCGGCCGACGGGGTCCGGCGGGTTCGTGAAGGTGTGCGGGCTCACCCAGGAGCAGCAGATCGACTGGGCCATCGAGCTGGGCTACGACGCCATCGGCGTCGTGGTGACCCCCAGGAGCAAGCGGTACTGCCCGCCCGAGCGGGCCGTGGCGCTCGCCGACCACGCCCGCGGACGGATTCCCACGTTCGCCGTGGCGCTGGCCCATGAGGAGACGCGGGCCGTCGCCGAGCACTTCGACACGATCCAGGTCTACGAGATGGTCGACATCCCCAACCTCGCCCTGGCCTCCGGCACGCCGCCCGAGCACCCGGAGGCCCTGGATTACTTCTTCTACGACGCCAGCACGGGCAGCGGTGTCTTCGCCGACATCCCCGAGTGGGTCAAGGACGTGCCCGGGCGGGTCGTGATCGCCGGGGGCCTCGACGAGTACAACGTGGCGGGTGTGATCAAGACCTTCGCCCCCTACGGGGTGGACGTCTCCAGCAGCGTCGAGACCGCGCCGGGGATCAAGAGCCGGGAGAAGATGGCCGCCTTCATCGCCGCGGCCCGCTCCCACTGA